A stretch of DNA from Henriciella sp. AS95:
ATAAAAATCGTCGATCTTGCCGTCCGAGACGCGGCCCTTGATGTCAGACACCCAGACATGCTCGACGTTCTTCAGCGTTTTCGAGGCGCGCTTGACGCCTTCCTCGATCGCATCCTGGATCGAATTTCCTTTGGCAGTGATTTCTGTGACGCGGGCAACACTCATTGTTGGCCCTCCTTGCAAGTAATGAAGCCCACCCCAGGCCCATTGAACCAAACCATAAA
This window harbors:
- a CDS encoding dodecin family protein — its product is MSVARVTEITAKGNSIQDAIEEGVKRASKTLKNVEHVWVSDIKGRVSDGKIDDFYVTMKVTFVLDD